Genomic DNA from Alicyclobacillus fastidiosus:
TCGCAAGATGTCGGGAAGATCCACGAACAACAGGCTTCAACTCAAAATCAAATGGCGGCCCAAAGTTTTTCCGATCCCTGGACTTCCGGAATCTTTATGCTGCTGGTAGCTTACTATATTGGTTATTTTGTCTTCTTGCTCCGCAAGGCTCGCGAACTGGAAAACGCGGCCCAACCAAAGGGGATGCGCGGGGATACCCAGTAGTTGAGCATGGGGCCGTTCAATGGTCATTTGCGCCACTGAGTGGCTTTCTGGTTCAAGTGAAGGACATGTCCGTAGCTGGGCATGTCCTGTTTCTATGATGTATCCTCGTCTAAGGGAAGCCGGTTGCGGCTGTTCTAGGAATCCGGAAACCGACGTCATTATTCACCCCCCTTCTAGGAGAATCAGAACGTTTTAATCTCAAAATTCAGCATTTTGATGACTGTAATATCGTAGAATGATCCGTAGATGTACGAGAGCGTGAAGTTTAGCTTTCGTTTAACTAGCAAGTGGGAGGAACAAGAATGCGAGACTTCCAATATCCAATCGGCAAGTTTGAACGTATGGGCAAGGTCTCTGCTGAACAACGCGTAGAGTGGATCGAGCAAATCGCAGAAACACCTACCAAGTTGCGGTCTGCAATAAGCGGATTGTCAGGTGAAAAGTTGGATACGCCGTATCGTCCTGGGGGATGGACGGTGCGTCAGGTTGTTCATCATTTACCTGATAGTCATATGAACAGTTACATCCGTTTCAAACTGGCGCTTACTGAAGAAAACCCAATCATAAAACCGTATATGGAAAATCTCTGGGCAGAATTAACCGATTATCAAAACACACCTATAGAAGTGTCGTTAATACTTCTTGAGTCACTTCATGGACGTTGGGTTACATTGCTTTCTAACCTAGAAGACACCCAGTTTTCACTTACTTTCACGAATCCGGAGTCCGGAGAAATCTTATCCCTGGAAACCGCTCTTGGACTGTACGCTTGGCATGGCAGACATCATATTGCCCAGATCACATCCTTGAGGGAAAGAATGGGGTGGTAAAATCATCTCGCGGCAATTCGCTAGGACCTGATGACCACAAACACTACAAGGTCTAATTGCCCTGCCAACCTGTCACACGATGTTCCCGAGTGTGACACGACGAATTCACACGGGGGCCTGCCCTACGGTGCCGGACTTTTTCTGCGTGAAGTACTTTTCAGTTGACTTGCTGCATTGAGTGATTTGTTTGTGGTCTCTGGTGCCAACAGCACGCAAACAATGAGTCCGCCAAATGTTACAGCGGAGGCCACCAACATCGTTGGTCCGACTCCGAAATTTTCTAATCCCCACGGAAATAGGTACGTTCCAATCACGGCACCGAATCGGCTGATACAGGTTGTAATTCCGACGGCTGTACCACGTACTTCTGTCGGGAATAGTTCATTTGGAGCTAGCCATTCCATCACATTTGGTCCGCCCGAAAAAATCGCATAGAGGACGAATCCGACGAAGATCATGGTTAGCGGCCCGTGTGGGAACAGCCCCAGGATTAGAACTCCGACCGTCATGCCGACGAATGAGACGATAATGAGCATTCGGCGTCCCATCCTGTTCACGAGGAACAGTGCGGGAATACAGCCGATGAGAAAGAGCGCGCTGATGATGGCCGCACCGTAACCAGAGGCTCCTGTGAACAGATGATAAGATGTGAGCATCTCTGGACCAAACGTCAGCATGGCAAATAAGGGAGCCACCGCGGCCATGTAAAATAACCCAACGTAAAGTGTTCGTTTTAGGTAACCCGGCATAAAGAGTGACAAGTAACTGGTCTTGCCGGTCGAGCCGTCTGGAGTGACGATGTCTTCGAGTGAGGCCGTAGGTCCATAGACTTGTTTGAGAACTTGTTCAGCCTCTGATTTTCTCCCTTTCTGTAACAGCCAACGCGGTGACTCTGGCGTGCCCATCCTCAACAAAACCAATATGATGGCCGGGATAGCGCTGCTGGCTAGTATCCATCGCCAAGCATCTGGGCCGATGTTTAGCATGACTTGACCGACAATATACGCAACCGTAGAGCCAATGTAGTATGCAATGAGTGTCACACCGAGCATTAGACCTCGTTCTTTTTTAGGTGAAAACTCGGCCAGGAGCGATGTGGCAATTGGATAGTCAGCGCCGACAGAGATACCTAGAATCAACCGAATGATAAACAGTTGCCAACCAGTTTGGACCCAGAACTGCAGAATCGAAGCTACAATTAACACGATAAAATCAATGGTATACATTAGTTGCCTGCCGAATTTGTCGGTCACATATCCCATGAATCCACCGATGAAAATGCCAATGAGTGC
This window encodes:
- a CDS encoding MFS transporter, coding for MKRKRKNIVDDAEFSGFHARLTVYSSGGPFLDGYILSIIAIALIQIRPQLHLNTTWSGLIGASALIGIFIGGFMGYVTDKFGRQLMYTIDFIVLIVASILQFWVQTGWQLFIIRLILGISVGADYPIATSLLAEFSPKKERGLMLGVTLIAYYIGSTVAYIVGQVMLNIGPDAWRWILASSAIPAIILVLLRMGTPESPRWLLQKGRKSEAEQVLKQVYGPTASLEDIVTPDGSTGKTSYLSLFMPGYLKRTLYVGLFYMAAVAPLFAMLTFGPEMLTSYHLFTGASGYGAAIISALFLIGCIPALFLVNRMGRRMLIIVSFVGMTVGVLILGLFPHGPLTMIFVGFVLYAIFSGGPNVMEWLAPNELFPTEVRGTAVGITTCISRFGAVIGTYLFPWGLENFGVGPTMLVASAVTFGGLIVCVLLAPETTNKSLNAASQLKSTSRRKSPAP
- the bstA gene encoding bacillithiol transferase BstA; this translates as MRDFQYPIGKFERMGKVSAEQRVEWIEQIAETPTKLRSAISGLSGEKLDTPYRPGGWTVRQVVHHLPDSHMNSYIRFKLALTEENPIIKPYMENLWAELTDYQNTPIEVSLILLESLHGRWVTLLSNLEDTQFSLTFTNPESGEILSLETALGLYAWHGRHHIAQITSLRERMGW